A single Pygocentrus nattereri isolate fPygNat1 chromosome 28, fPygNat1.pri, whole genome shotgun sequence DNA region contains:
- the smim24 gene encoding small integral membrane protein 24 isoform X1 — translation MFHLRNLLACLLLSVSICQARTGGLRTATQEKVTLQPWLVGLSAVVGFLFIVFFILILKRIFFKKDNRDERETDFEGYENKALDLEIAEETKTSQF, via the exons ATGTTTCATCTCAGGAACCTCCTTGCTTGCTTACTGCTGTCTGTCTCCATTTGCCAGGCAAGAACAG GCGGCCTGCGCACTGCAACTCAGGAGAAAGTGACCCTGCAGCCGTGGCTGGTGGGACTGTCCGCTGTGGTGGGCTTCCTCTTCATCGTCTTCTTCATCCTCATTCTGAAACGGATCTTTTTCAAGAAAGACAA cagGGATGAAAGGGAGACAGACTTTGAGGGGTATGAAAACAAGGCTCTAGACCTGGAGATAGCTGAGGAGACCAAAACGAGCCAATTCTAA
- the smim24 gene encoding small integral membrane protein 24 isoform X2: protein MFHLRNLLACLLLSVSICQARTGGLRTATQEKVTLQPWLVGLSAVVGFLFIVFFILILKRIFFKKDKDERETDFEGYENKALDLEIAEETKTSQF from the exons ATGTTTCATCTCAGGAACCTCCTTGCTTGCTTACTGCTGTCTGTCTCCATTTGCCAGGCAAGAACAG GCGGCCTGCGCACTGCAACTCAGGAGAAAGTGACCCTGCAGCCGTGGCTGGTGGGACTGTCCGCTGTGGTGGGCTTCCTCTTCATCGTCTTCTTCATCCTCATTCTGAAACGGATCTTTTTCAAGAAAGACAA GGATGAAAGGGAGACAGACTTTGAGGGGTATGAAAACAAGGCTCTAGACCTGGAGATAGCTGAGGAGACCAAAACGAGCCAATTCTAA
- the LOC108439666 gene encoding uncharacterized protein LOC108439666 has product MLRESFPRIARVARLWKIPSTLSVLSIRRQQDCFKLKIQSGLYSVEEITENNPEVAPKQLRKRRAYREVQDPCLHEMKAPSTSSQHAVLWQELWNGSRTASAARRLLQEATERDELYFTDYVPPARDAIAVPKYIIYIILGVVVVVVGMYGITGHLIKDLFHDLADWLLGANPEEEAVEEELQESTGVQDRQGERRVRWGRRSTEMAEEKRTILPGFPLSLTT; this is encoded by the exons ATGCTTAGGGAGTCTTTTCCAAGG atTGCACGTGTTGCCAGATTGTGGAAAATTCCCTCCACCCTCTCAGTTTTGTCCATCAGACGCCAGCAGGACTGCTTCAAGCTGAAAATTCAATCAGGGCTTTATTCTGTGGAGGAGATCACTGAAAATAACCCTGAAGTCGCTCCAAAGCAACTTCGCAAGAG GAGAGCATACAGGGAAGTTCAGGATCCATGTTTGCACGAGATGAAAGCTCCAAGCACAAGCTCACAACATGCTGTCCTGTGGCAAGAGTTGTGGAACGGCTCCCGGACAGCCTCCGCAGCGAGGCGGCTGCTTCAGGAAGCCACAGAGCGAGATGAGCTCTATTTTACTGACTACGTTCCACCTGCCAGAGATGCCATAGCCGTCCCCAAATACATCATCTACATCATCCtcggggtggtggtggtggttgtgggCATGTACGGCATCACCGGCCACCTCATTAAAGATCTGTTCCATGATCTGGCAG ACTGGCTTCTTGGAGCCAACCCAGAGGAGGAGGCTGTGGAGGAGGAGCTGCAGGAGTCAACTGGAGTGCaggacagacagggagagagaagagtcAGATGGGGAAGGAGGAGCACAGAGATGGCAGAGGAGAAAAGAACAATATTACCTGGATTCCCACTCTCTTTAACGACCTAA
- the dohh gene encoding deoxyhypusine hydroxylase: MASEQDVAAVGTILVNPKQDLTTRFRALFTLRNLGGPEAIKWISEAFVDDSALLKHELAYCLGQMQDERAIPILEMVLKDTRQEPMVRHEAGEALGAIGNPKVLDLLKQYSEDPVIEVAETCQLAVRRLEWLMKGGDESSAEGLDSNPYSSVDPAPPAQRKSVSELRKELLDELLPLFERYRAMFALRNLGTEEAVLALGDGLQCSSALFRHEIGYVLGQMQHEASIPHLRAALEKEDESAMVRHECAEALGSIGRDACVPILQQYRQDRERVVKESCEVALDMLEYENSLQFQYADGLLRVHTAAQ; encoded by the exons ATGGCGAGTGAGCAGGACGTGGCGGCAGTGGGGACCATACTTGTTAACCCCAAACAGGACTTGACGACGCGATTTAGAGCACTTTTTACGTTACGTAATCTTGGAGGACCAGAGGCTATTAAATGGATCAGCGAGGCCTTTGTGGATGATTCTGCACTTCTGAAGCATGAGCTGGCCTACTGCCTTGGCCAGATGCAGGACGAGCGAGCAATTCCCATTCTGGAGATGGTGCTGAAAGATACCAGGCAAGAGCCAATGGTCAGGCATGAAGCAG GTGAAGCTTTGGGAGCCATCGGAAATCCGAAAGTCTTAGATTTGCTGAAGCAgtattcagaggatccagtcaTTGAG GTGGCAGAGACGTGTCAGCTGGCTGTGAGGAGGTTGGAGTGGTTGATGAAGGGTGGAGATGAAAGCTCAGCGGAGGGCTTGGACAGTAACCCCTACAGCTCCGTGGACCCTGCACCCCCAGCCCAGAGGAAGAGTGTTTCCGAGCTGAGGAAAGAGCTGCTGGATGAACTGCTGCCACTGTTTGAACGCTACCGAGCCATGTTTGCCCTTAGAAACCTCGGCACAGAGGAGGCTGTGCTGGCTCTAGGAGATG GCCTCCAGTGCAGCAGTGCCTTGTTCCGGCATGAGATCGGCTACGTGCTGGGCCAGATGCAACACGAGGCCAGCATCCCTCACCTGCGGGCCGCTCTAGAGAAGGAGGATGAGAGCGCTATGGTGCGGCATGAGTGCGCGGAGGCGCTGGGCTCCATTGGCAGAGATGCGTGTGTGCCCATACTGCAGCAGTACCGGCAGGACAGAGAAAGGGTGGTGAAGGAAAGCTGTGAAGTGGCTCTGGATATGCTGGAGTACGAGAACAGCTTGCAGTTTCAGTACGCAGATGGACTGCTCCGAGTGCACACTGCTGCTCAGTGA